In Streptomyces sp. NBC_00569, a single genomic region encodes these proteins:
- a CDS encoding ABC transporter ATP-binding protein: MTTPEAAPMLAIRDLRVSFPTDDGVVHAVNGMDLTLARGETVGIVGESGSGKTVTSQALMGLLKDTTAEVTGQILLDGQDLNTLTETQMRAYRGKKIAMIFQDPLSAMHPFYPVGAQIAEAYRVHNHVSKKAAAQVAVDMLGRVGIPDPKRRYAAYPHEFSGGMRQRAMIAMALVCEPELLIADEPTTALDVTVQAQILDLLNELQDETGTSVILVTHDLGVVAEVCHQVVVMYGGECVEQATVANLFKDPRHPYTQGLLASMPSLAQRSERLNPIPGFPPSLLALPDGCLFADRCPKAHLVPDDACGTRRPTLTGLDGHPSRCHLETLQPTGEVAR, translated from the coding sequence ATGACCACGCCCGAAGCCGCGCCCATGCTGGCCATCCGCGATCTACGGGTGAGCTTCCCGACCGACGACGGAGTGGTGCACGCCGTCAACGGGATGGACCTGACCCTGGCGCGCGGGGAAACCGTCGGAATCGTCGGCGAGTCCGGCTCCGGAAAGACCGTCACGAGCCAGGCGCTGATGGGCCTGCTCAAGGACACCACAGCCGAGGTCACCGGACAGATCCTCCTCGACGGACAGGATCTCAACACGCTCACCGAGACGCAGATGCGCGCCTACCGCGGCAAGAAGATCGCGATGATCTTCCAGGACCCGCTGTCGGCCATGCACCCCTTCTACCCCGTCGGCGCCCAGATCGCCGAGGCCTACCGGGTGCACAACCACGTGTCCAAGAAGGCCGCGGCGCAGGTCGCCGTCGACATGCTCGGCCGCGTCGGGATCCCCGACCCCAAGCGCCGCTACGCCGCCTACCCGCACGAGTTCTCCGGCGGCATGCGCCAGCGCGCGATGATCGCCATGGCGCTCGTCTGCGAACCCGAGCTGCTGATCGCCGACGAACCCACCACCGCCCTCGACGTCACCGTGCAGGCCCAGATCCTCGACCTGCTCAACGAGCTGCAGGACGAGACCGGGACCTCCGTGATCCTGGTGACCCACGACCTCGGCGTGGTCGCCGAGGTGTGTCACCAGGTCGTGGTGATGTACGGCGGGGAGTGCGTGGAGCAGGCGACCGTCGCGAACCTCTTCAAGGACCCGCGGCACCCCTACACCCAGGGACTGCTGGCCTCGATGCCGTCGCTGGCGCAGCGGTCCGAACGGCTCAACCCCATCCCGGGCTTCCCGCCGTCGCTGCTGGCGCTGCCCGACGGCTGCCTCTTCGCCGACCGCTGCCCGAAGGCACACCTGGTGCCCGACGACGCCTGCGGTACGCGCCGCCCGACACTGACCGGCCTCGACGGGCACCCGTCGCGGTGCCACCTCGAGACGCTGCAACCGACCGGAGAGGTGGCCCGATGA
- a CDS encoding ABC transporter permease, whose protein sequence is MTSFLMRRFVAMIVLLFVISFVTFSLFQLGPADPAAAACGQECTPQRIAEARIALGMDKPFLTQYFTYMSGLVSSHTVGAPGAETLCNWPCLGKSFQTNEDVTTIIGRALPYTLSVASGAIVLWTVAGVGLGLLAALRKGRFADKLIVGGASVGVSLPIPVTGLLLLLLFVSTLDLLPFTTNEIATPFDATGPGGWLLNYLLPWVALAVLFSAQYIRVTRSNMLETFGEDFMRTARAKGLSRRNIVFKHGARAGITPVVTMLGLDIGGLLGGAVLTEQIFSVPGVGFTAVHAAQSGDLPVTMAITMMAAFFIIVANVLVDIAYAVIDPRVRVA, encoded by the coding sequence ATGACCAGTTTCCTGATGCGGCGCTTCGTCGCGATGATCGTGCTCTTGTTTGTCATCAGCTTCGTGACGTTCAGTCTGTTCCAGCTCGGCCCGGCGGACCCGGCCGCGGCGGCCTGCGGTCAGGAGTGCACACCGCAGCGCATCGCCGAGGCCCGGATCGCGCTCGGGATGGACAAGCCGTTCCTCACCCAGTACTTCACCTACATGTCGGGGCTGGTGAGCAGCCACACCGTCGGCGCGCCCGGCGCCGAGACCCTGTGCAACTGGCCGTGCCTGGGCAAGTCGTTCCAGACCAACGAGGACGTCACCACGATCATCGGCCGTGCCCTGCCGTACACACTGTCGGTGGCCAGCGGTGCGATCGTGCTGTGGACCGTCGCCGGTGTCGGCCTCGGCCTGCTCGCGGCGCTCCGCAAGGGCCGGTTCGCCGACAAACTGATCGTCGGCGGCGCCTCCGTCGGCGTATCGCTGCCCATTCCGGTGACCGGCCTGTTGCTGCTGCTCCTGTTCGTCAGCACGCTGGACCTGCTGCCGTTCACCACCAACGAGATAGCCACGCCCTTCGACGCGACGGGTCCCGGCGGCTGGCTCCTCAACTACCTTCTGCCGTGGGTCGCGCTGGCCGTGCTGTTCAGCGCGCAGTACATCCGGGTCACCCGCAGCAACATGCTGGAGACCTTCGGCGAGGACTTCATGCGCACCGCCCGCGCGAAGGGACTGTCCCGCCGGAACATCGTGTTCAAGCACGGCGCGCGGGCCGGCATCACTCCGGTCGTCACCATGCTCGGCCTCGACATCGGCGGCCTGCTGGGCGGAGCCGTGCTCACCGAGCAGATCTTCTCGGTGCCGGGCGTCGGATTCACCGCGGTGCACGCCGCTCAGTCCGGTGACCTGCCGGTCACCATGGCCATCACCATGATGGCCGCGTTCTTCATCATTGTCGCCAACGTCCTGGTCGACATCGCCTACGCGGTGATCGACCCGCGAGTGAGGGTCGCCTGA
- a CDS encoding ABC transporter substrate-binding protein: MNRSTKAALALTVSAGLALTACGGPKPTPGDKSGAKADAYAPVTVGKGYATKGGNINVLMSSDFQTLDPGNSNYVQTANVGQLYYRTLTMAKETAGRPPTIVPDLATDLGKASADGLTWTYTLKKGLKFEDGTPITSKAIKYGVERTYARDVYTQAPQELNSALADDGYKGPYAGGDFKGIDTPDDHTVVFHLKQPFAEFPALVSRSNTAPVPKDKDTKLDYTNHPVSSGPYKIKSYDRGRSMKLVRNDRWDPATDPNRPALPDTFTFTLSTAQATISQQLLADSDPTAITLDSNGGLQASDAAKLNDPKVKKRTAAGLLGCTDVLNFNTETIKDPDVRKAMALSIDRGSIQVQYGGARFGKVAQSYINPAQRGYVAQHTDLDPAGKPKLDEARKLLKGKKVPKKLVYGYADTNARYKNVGTVLQQNFKKLGIDLQLRPIPAANYYTVLAGDQMPDIARSGWCGGADSGSVRTTVDPNVGPSLDGKTYGFSNIPRFHDPKIAHDMYKLRGTNGTSEELGKKWATLFDRTMQAYPLVPLVRSYTSSVVGSKVRGAQMGYFFGAIDLSIVGAEH; the protein is encoded by the coding sequence GTGAACAGAAGCACCAAGGCGGCGCTCGCCCTGACGGTGAGCGCCGGACTGGCCCTCACCGCCTGCGGTGGCCCCAAGCCCACACCCGGTGACAAGTCCGGCGCCAAGGCGGACGCCTACGCGCCGGTGACCGTCGGGAAGGGCTACGCCACCAAGGGCGGGAACATCAACGTCCTGATGTCCTCGGACTTCCAGACCCTGGACCCCGGCAACAGCAACTACGTCCAGACCGCCAACGTCGGGCAGCTGTACTACCGCACCCTGACCATGGCCAAGGAGACCGCCGGCCGGCCGCCGACCATCGTGCCGGATCTGGCCACCGACCTCGGCAAGGCCTCCGCCGACGGCCTCACCTGGACCTACACCCTCAAGAAGGGGCTGAAGTTCGAGGACGGCACACCGATCACCAGCAAGGCCATCAAGTACGGCGTCGAGCGCACCTACGCCCGCGACGTCTACACCCAGGCACCGCAGGAGCTGAACTCGGCCCTGGCCGACGACGGCTACAAGGGCCCCTACGCAGGCGGCGACTTCAAGGGGATCGACACCCCGGACGACCACACCGTCGTCTTCCACCTCAAGCAGCCGTTCGCCGAGTTCCCCGCGCTGGTGTCGCGGTCGAACACGGCGCCGGTGCCGAAGGACAAGGACACCAAGCTCGACTACACCAACCACCCCGTCTCCTCGGGCCCGTACAAGATCAAGTCGTACGACCGCGGACGCTCGATGAAGCTGGTGCGCAACGACCGGTGGGACCCGGCGACCGACCCCAACAGGCCGGCCCTGCCCGACACGTTCACCTTCACACTGTCCACCGCCCAGGCCACCATCAGCCAGCAGCTGCTCGCCGACTCGGACCCCACGGCGATCACGCTGGACAGCAACGGCGGACTGCAGGCGTCCGACGCGGCCAAGCTCAACGACCCCAAGGTCAAGAAGCGCACCGCGGCCGGTCTGCTCGGCTGCACGGACGTGCTCAACTTCAACACCGAGACCATCAAGGACCCCGACGTCCGCAAGGCGATGGCGCTCTCCATCGACCGCGGCTCCATCCAGGTCCAGTACGGCGGCGCACGCTTCGGCAAGGTGGCCCAGTCGTACATCAACCCCGCCCAGCGCGGTTACGTCGCCCAGCACACCGACCTGGACCCCGCGGGCAAGCCGAAGCTGGACGAGGCCAGGAAGCTCCTGAAGGGCAAGAAGGTCCCCAAGAAGCTGGTCTACGGCTACGCCGACACCAACGCCCGCTACAAGAACGTCGGCACCGTGCTCCAGCAGAACTTCAAGAAGCTCGGTATCGACCTGCAACTGCGCCCGATCCCGGCCGCCAACTACTACACCGTGCTGGCCGGTGACCAGATGCCGGACATCGCCCGCAGCGGCTGGTGCGGCGGCGCGGACAGCGGCTCGGTGCGCACCACCGTCGACCCGAACGTGGGGCCGAGCCTGGACGGCAAGACCTACGGCTTCTCCAACATCCCGCGCTTCCACGACCCGAAGATCGCCCACGACATGTACAAGCTCCGCGGCACCAACGGGACCAGTGAGGAACTGGGCAAGAAGTGGGCCACCCTCTTCGACCGGACCATGCAGGCCTACCCGCTCGTCCCGCTGGTGCGCAGCTACACCAGCAGCGTGGTCGGCTCCAAGGTCCGAGGCGCCCAGATGGGCTACTTCTTCGGGGCCATAGACCTGTCGATCGTCGGCGCCGAGCACTGA
- a CDS encoding ABC transporter permease, whose amino-acid sequence MPSPEPEAAPTEREPTAEIATARSLLGTAWLRIRRSRIAVAALIVVALMVLFAVLAPVLVSIEGSDPFSARTGPEFLDDFDTPGLPLSYYRFPSGEHWLGLEPGLGRDIFARMAYGARISLTIALLSTVVSVVLGTVLGAAAGYFGGKVDMVISRVMDLFLAFPHLLLVLSLTPILQSRLRGTSLDSGSLVPIASLVIILGFFGWAYLARVVRGQVLSIRQQEFVEAAQAYGASHRSIIFRQIIPNVMGVVLVYATMMIPTNITAEAALSFLGVGVKDPTPSWGQMLNAAQSGNWYLSDPWFLAVPAGALVITVLAFNLLGDAVRDALDPKSSRS is encoded by the coding sequence TTGCCCTCACCGGAGCCCGAGGCCGCACCAACCGAGCGCGAGCCGACCGCCGAGATCGCCACCGCGCGATCGCTGCTCGGCACGGCATGGCTTCGCATTCGGCGCAGCCGGATCGCCGTCGCCGCGCTGATCGTGGTGGCCCTGATGGTGCTGTTCGCCGTCCTGGCCCCGGTGTTGGTGTCCATCGAGGGCTCCGACCCGTTCAGCGCCCGGACCGGGCCCGAATTCCTGGACGACTTCGACACGCCGGGACTGCCGCTGTCGTACTACCGCTTCCCGTCCGGCGAGCACTGGCTCGGTCTCGAACCAGGGCTCGGGCGCGACATCTTCGCCCGCATGGCCTACGGCGCGAGGATCTCGCTCACCATCGCGCTGCTGTCGACGGTGGTGTCGGTCGTCCTCGGCACCGTGCTCGGCGCGGCCGCCGGATACTTCGGCGGCAAGGTCGACATGGTGATCAGCCGCGTGATGGACCTGTTCCTGGCCTTCCCGCACCTGCTGCTCGTCCTGTCGCTGACCCCGATCCTCCAGTCCCGGCTGCGGGGCACCTCCCTCGACTCGGGCAGCCTGGTGCCGATCGCCTCACTGGTGATCATCCTCGGCTTCTTCGGCTGGGCGTACCTGGCGAGAGTCGTGCGTGGCCAGGTGCTCTCGATCCGGCAGCAGGAGTTCGTCGAGGCCGCGCAGGCCTACGGCGCCTCCCACCGGAGCATCATCTTCCGGCAGATCATCCCGAACGTCATGGGGGTCGTGCTGGTCTACGCGACCATGATGATCCCCACCAACATCACCGCGGAGGCGGCCCTCTCGTTCCTCGGCGTCGGGGTCAAGGACCCCACGCCCTCCTGGGGCCAGATGCTCAACGCGGCCCAGTCGGGGAACTGGTACCTCTCCGACCCGTGGTTCCTGGCCGTCCCGGCCGGCGCACTGGTGATCACCGTGCTCGCCTTCAACCTGCTCGGCGACGCGGTCCGGGACGCCCTCGACCCCAAGTCCTCCCGAAGCTGA
- a CDS encoding chlorohydrolase family protein, giving the protein MTASWVIAHDGSSHVEIADGAVLIDGDTIVDVGARTELTRHQADEHIDLGDAVITPGLIDLDALTDIDHLILDSWASPDVSSGFTWSTDYFAAPRAVFDAAQRRSVREYALTQLALHGVTSYMPIASEVHSDWAETYEDFVAMTEVSTKLGLRAFLGPSFRSGVNVIGADGKRTVQFDEEAGRRGLADALRFLDHTSQLADPLVTGVLLPCRIETLTPELLRDVARAAHERGALVRLHALQGMSERDFIQHTYGRTPLQLIAESGLLSDRLIVPHGVVLDVHPEVLGADTGDVAVLADAGVSIVHCPLTNARYAHNLHTFGGYRAQGVNLCLGTDSFPPDLVRGIDVGTQVARIQAGDLGQGHLAGYFEALWTGGATALHRPDLGRLAAGATADLAAFALDDFRMGVTEDPLRTLVLNGTARDAVLTMVAGKVVMRDGSIPGVDLPALRRAGQELFDVMRAAYPERDHRRRPVDELFPPVFPRR; this is encoded by the coding sequence GTGACCGCTTCCTGGGTGATCGCCCACGACGGAAGCTCGCACGTGGAGATCGCCGACGGAGCCGTGCTGATCGACGGCGACACGATCGTCGACGTGGGCGCGCGCACCGAACTCACCCGCCACCAGGCCGACGAGCACATCGACCTCGGTGACGCGGTGATCACTCCCGGCCTCATCGACCTCGACGCCCTCACCGACATCGATCACCTGATCCTGGACTCCTGGGCGTCCCCCGACGTGTCCTCGGGCTTCACCTGGTCGACGGACTACTTCGCCGCGCCGCGCGCGGTGTTCGACGCAGCGCAGCGGCGCTCGGTGCGGGAGTACGCGCTGACCCAGCTCGCCCTGCACGGCGTCACCAGCTACATGCCGATCGCCTCCGAGGTGCACAGCGACTGGGCCGAGACGTACGAGGACTTCGTCGCCATGACCGAGGTGTCCACGAAGCTGGGTCTGCGTGCCTTCCTCGGGCCGTCGTTCCGGTCCGGCGTCAACGTGATCGGCGCGGACGGCAAGCGCACGGTGCAGTTCGACGAGGAGGCCGGCCGGCGCGGCCTCGCCGACGCGCTGCGCTTCCTGGACCACACCTCACAGCTGGCCGACCCGCTGGTGACCGGGGTCCTGCTCCCCTGCCGGATCGAGACGCTCACCCCGGAGCTCCTGCGCGACGTCGCCCGGGCCGCACACGAACGCGGCGCGCTGGTACGCCTGCACGCCCTGCAGGGCATGTCCGAGCGCGACTTCATCCAGCACACCTACGGGCGCACTCCGCTTCAACTCATCGCCGAGTCAGGGCTGTTGTCGGACCGGCTGATCGTTCCGCACGGTGTGGTTCTGGACGTACACCCCGAAGTGCTGGGAGCCGACACGGGAGATGTCGCGGTGCTCGCCGACGCAGGTGTGTCGATCGTGCACTGCCCACTGACCAACGCCCGGTACGCCCACAACCTGCACACGTTCGGCGGCTACCGGGCGCAGGGAGTGAACCTGTGTCTCGGCACCGACTCCTTCCCGCCGGACCTCGTCCGGGGAATCGACGTGGGCACCCAGGTCGCCAGGATCCAGGCCGGTGACCTGGGCCAGGGTCACCTCGCGGGCTACTTCGAAGCGCTCTGGACCGGTGGCGCGACCGCACTGCACCGGCCGGACCTCGGCCGCCTCGCCGCGGGGGCCACCGCCGACCTCGCGGCGTTCGCCCTCGACGACTTCCGCATGGGCGTCACCGAGGATCCACTGCGCACCCTCGTACTCAACGGCACCGCGCGCGACGCGGTCCTGACGATGGTCGCGGGCAAGGTCGTCATGCGCGACGGTTCGATCCCCGGCGTCGACCTCCCCGCCCTGAGGCGCGCCGGGCAGGAGCTGTTCGACGTGATGCGCGCGGCGTATCCGGAGCGTGACCACCGCCGCCGCCCGGTGGACGAACTCTTCCCTCCGGTGTTTCCGCGGAGGTAG
- a CDS encoding dienelactone hydrolase family protein → MTATRSATVEIPTGDGTADAYLAHPDDDAAHPAVLLYMDAFGLRPHLRAMADRLAAAGYTVLAPNVFYRHGPAPVVALPDFITDAERPALFEQIVPLMGDLTADAVARDSAACLSWLADCPSVAAGPVGVTGYCLGARLALLTAGSHPERVAAAAGFHGAGLATDDPTSPHLLAGRITAELCFGHADQDPSMPPEQIERLDKALSAAGVRHHSEVYTGAHHGFTMADTDRFDAEAAERHWGALLDLLGRNL, encoded by the coding sequence ATGACCGCCACACGCAGTGCAACTGTCGAGATCCCCACCGGGGACGGCACCGCCGACGCCTACCTCGCCCACCCCGACGACGACGCCGCCCACCCGGCCGTCCTGCTCTACATGGATGCCTTCGGGCTGCGCCCTCATCTGCGGGCGATGGCCGACCGGCTCGCGGCGGCCGGGTACACCGTGCTCGCCCCCAACGTGTTCTACCGTCATGGCCCGGCGCCGGTCGTGGCCCTGCCCGACTTCATCACCGACGCCGAGCGGCCGGCGCTGTTCGAGCAGATCGTCCCGCTCATGGGCGACCTGACCGCGGACGCGGTGGCACGCGACTCCGCCGCCTGCCTGTCCTGGCTGGCCGACTGCCCCTCGGTGGCCGCCGGCCCCGTCGGCGTCACCGGTTACTGCCTGGGCGCCCGCCTGGCCCTGCTCACCGCGGGCAGCCATCCCGAGAGGGTCGCGGCGGCGGCCGGCTTCCACGGCGCCGGTCTGGCCACCGACGATCCCACGAGCCCTCACCTCCTCGCCGGCCGGATCACCGCTGAGCTCTGCTTCGGTCACGCCGACCAGGACCCGTCCATGCCGCCCGAGCAGATCGAACGCCTTGACAAGGCGCTCTCCGCGGCCGGCGTACGCCACCACTCGGAGGTCTACACGGGCGCCCATCACGGCTTCACCATGGCGGACACGGACCGCTTCGACGCCGAGGCCGCGGAGCGGCACTGGGGTGCGCTCCTCGACCTGCTGGGCCGCAACCTCTGA
- a CDS encoding GlxA family transcriptional regulator, translating to MSGGSDGSSGSDVGDARGPRGVHRVVVLALDGVHPFELGIPRRIFGAADGRYEIRTCSVDGGPVRTDADFLITVEHGPEALAEADTVVIPPVDEYPPNGAVLPGPVAAALAHIPPGTRIMSICTGAFVLAAAGLLDGRRATTHWVLADRFRRLFPQVKLDPDVLFVEDGDILTSAGAGAGVDVCLHVVRQDFGAEVANQVARRCVVPPWREGGQAQYIEQPVPEASVAGTAATREWALDHLDLPLTLAELADHAQMSLRTFARRFRDEAGMSPGRWLTQQRVARARHLLESSDLPVDRIAGEVGFATAASLRQHLHAAIGVSPLAYRRTFQATR from the coding sequence ATGAGTGGTGGCAGCGATGGCAGTAGTGGCAGCGACGTCGGTGATGCCCGCGGTCCTCGCGGTGTGCACAGGGTCGTGGTGCTCGCGCTCGACGGGGTGCACCCGTTCGAGCTGGGCATTCCGCGGCGGATCTTCGGTGCCGCGGACGGCCGGTACGAGATCCGCACCTGCAGTGTCGACGGGGGCCCGGTGCGTACGGACGCCGACTTCCTGATCACCGTCGAGCACGGCCCCGAAGCGCTGGCCGAGGCCGACACCGTGGTGATCCCGCCCGTCGACGAGTACCCGCCCAACGGGGCCGTGCTCCCGGGCCCGGTGGCCGCCGCGCTCGCGCACATCCCGCCCGGCACTCGCATCATGTCCATCTGTACCGGTGCCTTCGTCCTCGCGGCGGCCGGTCTGCTGGACGGCCGTCGAGCCACCACGCACTGGGTCCTGGCCGACCGCTTCCGGCGTCTTTTCCCGCAGGTGAAGCTCGACCCCGATGTGCTCTTCGTCGAGGACGGCGACATTCTCACCTCGGCCGGCGCGGGCGCCGGCGTGGACGTCTGCCTCCACGTCGTACGACAGGACTTCGGCGCCGAGGTGGCCAACCAGGTGGCGCGGAGGTGTGTGGTGCCGCCCTGGCGCGAAGGGGGTCAGGCGCAGTACATCGAGCAGCCCGTTCCCGAGGCGTCCGTCGCCGGCACGGCGGCCACCAGGGAGTGGGCACTCGACCACCTCGACCTGCCGCTGACGCTGGCCGAGCTCGCGGACCATGCGCAGATGAGTCTGCGGACGTTCGCCCGCCGGTTCCGGGACGAGGCCGGGATGAGCCCCGGTCGGTGGCTCACCCAGCAGCGGGTTGCGAGGGCGCGTCATCTGCTGGAGTCCAGCGATCTGCCGGTGGACCGGATCGCCGGTGAAGTGGGCTTCGCCACGGCCGCGTCACTGCGACAGCATCTGCACGCCGCGATCGGCGTCTCGCCCCTGGCGTACCGGCGCACGTTCCAGGCGACGCGCTAG
- a CDS encoding NADP-dependent oxidoreductase, translating into MRAISQDTLGGPEVLKEVERERPAPGLSEILVRVHAAGVNPTDWKHRALGIFLGEPPFVLGWDVSGVVEETGLGVTLFKPGDEVFGMLPYPHGVGSHAEYVTAPARAFAHKPSEVDHVQAGAIPLAALTAWQALVDTAQVQPGQRVLIHAAAGGVGHLAVQIAKARGAYVIATASAAKHDFVRGLGADELIDYRTTDFSEAVRDVDVVLDTIGGDYRTRSLPTLRAGGLLVSILPTGTTELAEEAERFGVRGVEMLVEADHAGMNAIADLISTGRLRATIAGTFPLAEAAKAHELGETGRTTGKLVLVVR; encoded by the coding sequence ATGCGGGCCATCAGCCAGGACACCCTCGGCGGCCCCGAGGTACTGAAGGAGGTCGAGCGCGAACGCCCGGCACCGGGACTGAGCGAGATCCTCGTCAGGGTCCATGCCGCAGGCGTCAATCCGACCGACTGGAAGCACCGGGCGCTCGGCATCTTCCTCGGCGAACCGCCGTTCGTCCTGGGCTGGGACGTGTCCGGCGTCGTCGAGGAGACGGGTCTCGGCGTGACCCTGTTCAAGCCGGGCGACGAGGTGTTCGGCATGCTGCCCTACCCGCACGGCGTGGGCTCGCACGCCGAGTACGTCACCGCGCCCGCCCGCGCCTTCGCGCACAAGCCGTCCGAGGTCGACCACGTGCAGGCGGGCGCCATTCCGCTCGCCGCTCTGACCGCCTGGCAGGCCCTGGTCGACACCGCCCAGGTGCAGCCGGGGCAGCGCGTCCTGATCCACGCCGCGGCCGGCGGCGTCGGCCATCTCGCCGTGCAGATCGCCAAGGCACGCGGCGCGTACGTGATCGCCACGGCCAGCGCGGCCAAGCACGACTTCGTGCGCGGTCTGGGCGCCGACGAGCTGATCGACTACCGGACGACCGACTTCAGCGAGGCGGTCCGCGACGTGGACGTCGTCCTGGACACCATCGGCGGCGACTACCGCACCCGGTCCCTGCCCACGCTGCGCGCGGGCGGCCTGCTGGTCTCCATCCTGCCGACCGGCACCACGGAGCTGGCCGAGGAGGCCGAGCGGTTCGGCGTGCGGGGCGTGGAGATGCTCGTGGAGGCCGATCACGCCGGCATGAACGCGATCGCCGACCTGATCTCCACGGGCAGGCTCCGCGCGACGATCGCCGGCACCTTCCCGCTCGCCGAGGCCGCCAAGGCACACGAGCTGGGCGAGACCGGCCGCACGACCGGCAAGCTGGTCCTCGTCGTGCGCTGA
- a CDS encoding VOC family protein, giving the protein MLSTTYVPGAPNWLDLGVPDVDAAAAFYGGVFGWTFRSAGPEGGGYGFFQLDGKDVAAAGRLTEEGASPSWTIYFHTPDADGVAKAVEAAGGTVRVPPGDVFTSGRMGAFTDPAGAQFAVWQPGDVQGLGTVMRPNALCWTELYTTDTGAAKDFYRQVFSWLYQDMPMGEGAPEYTVVAPAGSADVGEAGHGGIMQLQQENLDAGSGAEWHPYFGVEDCDATYAAATERGATTLFPPMDVPGVGRMAMVKDPVGATFALIKGDPTMG; this is encoded by the coding sequence ATGCTTTCGACGACGTACGTACCGGGCGCGCCGAACTGGCTCGACCTCGGTGTGCCGGACGTGGACGCGGCCGCCGCGTTCTACGGCGGAGTGTTCGGCTGGACCTTCCGGTCCGCCGGACCCGAGGGGGGCGGCTACGGGTTCTTCCAGCTCGACGGCAAGGACGTGGCCGCCGCCGGTCGGCTGACCGAGGAGGGTGCCTCCCCTTCCTGGACCATCTACTTCCACACCCCCGACGCGGACGGTGTCGCCAAGGCGGTGGAGGCGGCCGGAGGCACGGTCCGCGTTCCCCCGGGTGATGTCTTCACTTCGGGGCGGATGGGCGCGTTCACGGATCCGGCCGGTGCGCAGTTCGCGGTCTGGCAGCCCGGTGACGTCCAGGGTCTCGGAACGGTCATGCGGCCCAACGCCCTGTGCTGGACCGAGCTCTACACGACCGACACCGGCGCGGCCAAGGACTTCTACCGCCAGGTGTTCTCCTGGCTGTACCAGGACATGCCAATGGGCGAGGGCGCTCCCGAGTACACCGTCGTCGCCCCGGCCGGCTCCGCGGACGTGGGCGAGGCGGGGCACGGCGGCATCATGCAGCTCCAGCAGGAGAACCTCGACGCCGGTTCCGGAGCCGAGTGGCACCCGTACTTCGGCGTCGAGGACTGCGACGCGACCTACGCGGCCGCCACCGAGCGCGGTGCCACGACGCTCTTCCCGCCCATGGACGTGCCCGGTGTCGGCCGCATGGCCATGGTCAAGGACCCCGTCGGCGCCACCTTCGCCCTCATCAAGGGTGACCCGACCATGGGCTGA
- a CDS encoding carboxymuconolactone decarboxylase family protein yields the protein MQEARLNLFANHVGAKVLKHINSGGKVVTDSTLPAATQELVKIRASQINGCSFCTDMHTKDATAAGEDQTRLNMVAAWREAKVFNDAERAALELTEQGTRIADASGGVSDEAWANAAKYYDEDQLTALVSLIALINAYNRVNVLVQQPAGDYQPGQFG from the coding sequence ATGCAAGAAGCCCGCCTGAACCTCTTCGCCAACCACGTCGGGGCCAAGGTCCTGAAGCACATCAACTCGGGCGGCAAGGTGGTGACGGACTCGACGCTTCCGGCTGCCACACAGGAGCTGGTGAAGATCCGCGCCAGCCAGATCAACGGCTGCAGTTTCTGCACCGACATGCACACCAAGGACGCCACGGCGGCCGGGGAGGACCAGACGCGCCTCAACATGGTCGCGGCGTGGCGCGAGGCGAAGGTGTTCAACGATGCCGAGCGCGCAGCCCTGGAGCTCACCGAGCAGGGCACCCGTATCGCCGACGCGAGTGGCGGTGTCTCGGACGAGGCATGGGCGAACGCGGCCAAGTACTACGACGAGGACCAGCTCACCGCGCTGGTGTCCCTCATCGCCCTCATCAACGCCTACAACCGAGTGAACGTCCTCGTTCAGCAGCCCGCAGGCGACTACCAGCCCGGCCAATTCGGGTAG